A window from Pseudomonas sp. Tri1 encodes these proteins:
- a CDS encoding DUF2790 domain-containing protein, whose translation MNTKAIYTACLFATLNICTLSARAESDVQAQTYAYGSHLDIQKVLSLSEDAAPTCGVVNARMTYLDSAGRKQALDYRKFADNCHDDN comes from the coding sequence ATGAACACCAAAGCCATCTACACCGCTTGCCTTTTCGCCACGCTGAACATCTGCACGTTGTCGGCTCGGGCCGAGAGTGACGTCCAGGCGCAAACCTATGCCTACGGCAGCCACCTTGATATCCAGAAAGTACTGTCCCTCAGCGAAGACGCTGCACCGACTTGCGGCGTGGTGAATGCCCGGATGACCTACCTGGACTCAGCGGGCCGCAAGCAGGCGCTGGATTACCGCAAGTTTGCCGACAATTGCCATGACGACAACTGA
- a CDS encoding carbon starvation CstA family protein gives MTTRLVKHLAWFAVAVLGACALSVVALRRGEPINALWIVVAAVAIYLVAYRYYSLFIANNVMQLDARRATPAVLNNDGLDYVPTNKHILFGHHFAAIAGAGPLVGPVLAAQMGYLPGTLWLIAGVVLAGAVQDFMVLFLSTRRNGRSLGDMVREEMGRIPGTIALFGCFLIMIIILAVLALIVVKALAESPWGIFTVMATIPIAMFMGIYMRYIRPGRIGEISLIGVLLLLGSIWLGGQIAADPVWAKAFSFTGIQITWMLIGYGFVAAVLPVWLILAPRDYLSTFLKIGTIVALAIGILVTMPELKMPALTQFTDGTGPVWKGGLFPFLFITIACGAVSGFHALISSGTTPKLLDNEVNARYIGYGGMLMESFVAIMAMVAASVIEPGVYFAMNSPAAIVGGDVVAVAQTVSSWGFAITPEALQAVAKDIGETTVLARAGGAPTLAVGIAQILHSVLPGENTMAFWYHFAILFEALFILTAVDAGTRAGRFMLQDLLGSFVPSLKRTESWPANLIATAGCVAMWGYLLYQGVIDPLGGINTLWPLFGISNQMLAGIALMLATVVLIKMKRQRYVWVTMLPAAWLLICTTTAGLIKLFDANPAIGFLALARKYNDALAAGQILAPAKSIEQMQHVVFNAYTNATLTVLFLFVVFSILFYALKVGIAAWGTKERTDKEAPFQAVPDA, from the coding sequence ATGACAACCCGTCTGGTTAAACACCTCGCCTGGTTTGCCGTGGCTGTTCTGGGAGCTTGTGCGTTGAGTGTCGTGGCCTTGCGCCGCGGCGAACCGATCAACGCCCTCTGGATCGTCGTCGCAGCCGTGGCCATCTACCTGGTCGCCTACCGCTACTACAGCCTCTTCATCGCCAACAACGTGATGCAACTCGATGCGCGTCGGGCCACCCCCGCCGTGCTCAACAACGATGGCCTGGACTATGTCCCGACCAACAAACACATCCTCTTCGGCCACCACTTTGCGGCCATTGCCGGTGCGGGGCCGCTGGTCGGGCCGGTGCTGGCGGCGCAGATGGGCTACCTGCCCGGCACGCTCTGGCTGATCGCCGGCGTGGTGCTGGCCGGTGCGGTGCAGGACTTCATGGTCCTGTTCCTGTCCACCCGCCGCAACGGGCGCTCCCTGGGCGACATGGTCCGTGAAGAAATGGGCCGCATCCCCGGCACCATCGCGCTGTTCGGCTGCTTCCTGATCATGATCATCATCCTCGCGGTGCTGGCGCTGATCGTGGTCAAGGCCCTGGCCGAGAGCCCATGGGGCATCTTCACCGTGATGGCGACCATCCCGATCGCGATGTTCATGGGCATCTACATGCGCTACATCCGTCCGGGCCGCATCGGGGAAATCTCGCTCATCGGCGTGCTGTTGCTGCTGGGTTCGATCTGGCTGGGCGGGCAGATCGCCGCCGACCCGGTCTGGGCCAAGGCTTTCTCCTTCACCGGGATCCAGATCACCTGGATGCTGATCGGCTACGGTTTTGTCGCGGCGGTGCTGCCGGTGTGGCTGATCCTGGCGCCGCGGGACTACCTGTCGACGTTTCTCAAGATCGGTACCATCGTCGCCCTGGCGATCGGCATCCTGGTCACCATGCCCGAGCTGAAAATGCCGGCGCTGACCCAGTTCACCGACGGCACCGGGCCGGTGTGGAAGGGCGGGCTGTTCCCGTTCCTGTTCATCACCATCGCCTGCGGCGCGGTCTCGGGGTTCCATGCGCTGATCTCGTCGGGCACCACGCCCAAGCTCCTGGATAACGAAGTCAATGCCCGCTACATCGGTTACGGCGGCATGCTGATGGAATCCTTCGTGGCGATCATGGCCATGGTCGCCGCTTCGGTGATCGAGCCGGGTGTGTACTTCGCCATGAACAGCCCGGCGGCGATCGTCGGCGGGGACGTGGTGGCCGTGGCGCAGACCGTCAGCAGTTGGGGCTTTGCCATCACGCCTGAGGCGCTGCAAGCGGTGGCTAAGGACATCGGCGAAACCACCGTGCTGGCCCGTGCCGGCGGTGCGCCGACCCTGGCGGTCGGGATCGCGCAGATCCTGCACTCGGTGCTGCCAGGTGAGAACACCATGGCGTTCTGGTACCACTTCGCGATCCTGTTCGAAGCGCTGTTCATCCTTACCGCAGTGGACGCCGGCACCCGTGCCGGGCGGTTCATGCTGCAGGATTTGCTCGGCTCGTTCGTGCCTTCGCTCAAGCGCACCGAATCCTGGCCGGCCAACCTGATCGCCACCGCCGGTTGTGTGGCGATGTGGGGCTACCTTTTGTACCAGGGCGTGATCGATCCGCTGGGCGGCATCAACACCTTGTGGCCGCTGTTCGGCATCTCCAACCAGATGCTGGCCGGTATCGCCCTGATGCTCGCCACCGTGGTGCTGATCAAGATGAAGCGCCAGCGCTACGTCTGGGTGACCATGCTGCCAGCGGCCTGGCTGCTGATCTGCACCACCACGGCAGGCCTGATCAAGCTGTTCGACGCCAACCCGGCGATCGGCTTTTTGGCCCTGGCCCGCAAATACAACGATGCCCTGGCCGCCGGCCAGATCCTGGCCCCGGCCAAGAGCATCGAGCAGATGCAGCACGTGGTGTTCAACGCCTACACCAACGCAACGCTGACGGTGTTGTTCCTGTTCGTGGTCTTCAGCATCCTGTTCTACGCGCTCAAGGTTGGCATCGCCGCCTGGGGCACCAAGGAACGCACGGATAAAGAAGCGCCATTCCAGGCCGTGCCGGACGCCTGA
- a CDS encoding LysR substrate-binding domain-containing protein, translating into MIKELKTLVAVAREGTFAAAGHRIGLTQAAVSAQMQRLEAELGFEIFERKGRSAHLNRKGHQILVQAQELLRQYDNLGSSSLDTPASVLMNIGAIASVQRSFLPAALARFHRQSPQCRTRVIPGLSIELINLVDAGEIDLAAIIRPPFSLQSDLRWSTLIQEPYRLIVPRDVPGDDWAGLLASQPFIRYDRSSFGGRQVDRFLRRMPITLREVCELDELDAIIKLVERGVGVALVPQTAAHQDWPAGVRVMDLGSHTFHRDIGLVHRAPQSLTEPVRLLVELLTEQARDG; encoded by the coding sequence ATGATCAAAGAACTGAAAACCCTTGTCGCCGTTGCCCGCGAAGGCACCTTCGCCGCTGCCGGCCATCGTATCGGCCTCACCCAGGCAGCCGTGAGCGCCCAAATGCAACGCCTTGAGGCCGAACTGGGCTTCGAGATCTTCGAGCGCAAGGGACGCTCGGCCCACCTGAACCGCAAGGGCCATCAGATCCTGGTGCAAGCCCAGGAACTGCTGCGCCAGTACGACAACCTGGGCTCTTCCAGCCTCGACACGCCGGCCAGCGTGCTGATGAACATCGGCGCCATTGCCTCAGTCCAGCGCTCATTTCTGCCGGCCGCCTTGGCGCGGTTCCACCGCCAAAGCCCGCAATGCCGCACGCGGGTGATTCCCGGTCTGTCGATCGAGCTGATCAACCTGGTGGACGCCGGCGAGATCGACCTTGCAGCCATCATCCGCCCGCCCTTCTCGCTGCAGAGCGATCTGCGCTGGAGCACCCTGATCCAGGAACCCTACCGCTTGATCGTCCCCCGCGATGTGCCCGGGGATGATTGGGCCGGATTGCTCGCCAGCCAGCCGTTCATCCGTTATGACCGCTCATCCTTTGGTGGCCGGCAGGTGGACCGCTTCCTGCGCCGAATGCCCATTACCCTGCGGGAGGTCTGCGAGCTGGACGAACTGGACGCGATCATCAAATTGGTGGAAAGGGGCGTCGGCGTTGCCTTGGTTCCCCAGACCGCGGCCCATCAGGACTGGCCTGCTGGAGTCCGGGTCATGGACCTGGGCTCCCACACCTTCCATCGTGATATCGGTCTCGTCCATCGCGCCCCACAAAGCTTGACCGAGCCAGTGCGGTTGCTCGTTGAGTTGCTGACCGAGCAAGCCCGCGACGGCTGA
- a CDS encoding response regulator: protein MDHVDHVLIVDDDREIRELVGNYLKKNGLRTTVVADGRQMRAFLETTPVDLIVLDIMMPGDDGLVLCRELRAGKHKATPVLMLTARNDETDRIIGLEMGADDYLVKPFAARELLARINAVLRRTRMLPPNLVVTESGRLLAFGRWRLDTTARHLLDGDGTMVALSGAEYRLLRVFLDHPQRVLNRDQLLNLTQGRDADLFDRSIDLLVSRLRQRLLDDAREPAYIKTVRSEGYVFSLPVEILEASV, encoded by the coding sequence ATGGATCATGTCGATCACGTGTTGATAGTGGATGACGATCGCGAGATCAGAGAGCTGGTGGGCAACTACCTGAAAAAGAACGGCCTGCGCACCACGGTCGTAGCCGATGGCCGGCAAATGCGCGCCTTCCTGGAAACCACCCCGGTGGATCTGATCGTGCTGGACATCATGATGCCGGGCGATGACGGCCTGGTGCTGTGTCGGGAACTGCGCGCCGGCAAACACAAGGCCACACCGGTGCTGATGCTCACCGCCCGCAACGACGAAACCGACCGCATCATCGGCCTGGAAATGGGCGCCGACGACTACCTGGTCAAACCCTTCGCCGCCCGTGAGCTGCTGGCACGGATCAACGCCGTGCTGCGCCGTACCCGCATGCTGCCGCCCAACCTGGTGGTCACTGAAAGCGGCCGCCTGTTGGCCTTCGGCCGCTGGCGCCTGGACACCACCGCCCGCCACCTGCTCGATGGCGACGGCACCATGGTCGCCCTGAGCGGCGCCGAATATCGCTTGTTGCGGGTGTTCCTCGACCATCCGCAGCGGGTGCTCAACCGCGACCAGTTGCTCAACCTGACCCAAGGCCGGGACGCCGATCTGTTCGATCGCTCCATTGATCTGCTGGTCAGTCGTCTGCGCCAGCGCCTGCTGGACGATGCCCGGGAGCCGGCCTACATCAAGACCGTGCGCAGCGAGGGTTATGTGTTCTCGCTACCGGTGGAGATCCTCGAGGCGTCGGTATGA
- a CDS encoding ATP-binding protein codes for MRLALHWPRTLASRLSLIFLIGLILAQGLSFGAQYYERYQSAKSTMLGNLETDVSTSIAILDRLPAAERQAWLPKLVRRNYDYRLDEGQPGQPMDLANAPVSVSSIQEAIGQAYPLTFTDIPGPQKHYQAHLRLGDGSPLTIDVRPAMVPLSPWLPGVLLGQLALLIGCTWLAVRIAVGPLTRLAGAVETLDPNVHSVRLDEKGPTEVVHAAKAFNAMQDRIAAYLKERMQLLAAISHDLQTPITRMKLRAEFMDDGVEKDKLWSDLSEMEHLVREGVTYARSVHGATEASCRISLDAFLDSLVFDYQDTGQDVQLSGKNAAVIDTRPHALRRVLVNLVDNALKFGGAAQIQVQLADDGQLAIQVLDRGPGINEEELAEVLKPFYRVESSRNRETGGTGLGLAIAQQLAHAMGGSLTLSNRDGGGLCAELRLSRQTR; via the coding sequence ATGAGGCTGGCGTTACATTGGCCGCGCACCCTGGCTTCGCGGTTGTCGCTGATTTTCCTGATCGGCTTGATCCTGGCCCAGGGCCTGTCGTTTGGCGCCCAGTACTACGAGCGCTACCAGAGCGCCAAGTCGACCATGCTCGGTAACCTGGAGACTGATGTCTCGACCTCTATCGCCATTCTCGACCGCCTACCGGCCGCCGAGCGCCAAGCCTGGCTGCCCAAACTGGTGCGGCGCAACTACGACTACCGGCTCGATGAAGGCCAGCCCGGCCAGCCGATGGACCTTGCCAACGCACCGGTGTCGGTGAGTTCGATCCAAGAGGCCATTGGCCAGGCCTACCCCCTGACCTTTACCGACATTCCCGGGCCGCAGAAGCACTATCAGGCGCATCTGCGCTTGGGCGACGGCAGTCCGCTGACCATCGATGTACGACCAGCGATGGTACCCCTCTCCCCTTGGTTGCCGGGGGTGTTGCTGGGGCAGTTGGCGCTGTTGATCGGCTGCACCTGGCTGGCCGTGCGCATCGCCGTCGGCCCGCTGACCCGGCTGGCCGGAGCGGTGGAAACCCTCGACCCGAACGTCCACAGCGTACGCCTGGATGAAAAAGGCCCGACTGAAGTGGTGCATGCCGCCAAGGCGTTCAATGCCATGCAGGACCGCATCGCCGCCTACCTCAAAGAGCGCATGCAACTGCTGGCGGCGATTTCCCATGACTTGCAGACCCCCATCACACGCATGAAGCTGCGCGCCGAATTCATGGACGATGGCGTTGAAAAGGACAAACTGTGGAGCGACTTGAGCGAAATGGAACACCTTGTGCGCGAAGGCGTGACCTATGCCCGCAGCGTCCATGGCGCCACCGAGGCCAGCTGCCGCATCAGCCTGGATGCGTTTCTCGACAGCCTCGTGTTCGACTATCAGGACACCGGGCAGGACGTGCAGTTGTCCGGGAAAAATGCCGCCGTCATCGACACCCGCCCCCATGCCCTGCGCCGGGTACTGGTCAATCTGGTGGACAACGCATTGAAGTTCGGCGGTGCTGCCCAGATCCAGGTGCAACTCGCTGACGACGGGCAATTGGCGATCCAGGTCTTGGACCGTGGCCCCGGCATCAATGAAGAGGAACTGGCCGAAGTACTCAAGCCGTTCTACCGGGTAGAAAGCTCGCGCAACCGGGAAACCGGCGGCACGGGACTGGGCCTGGCCATCGCCCAGCAATTGGCCCATGCCATGGGCGGCTCACTGACCTTGAGCAACCGCGACGGCGGCGGGCTGTGTGCCGAGCTGCGGCTCAGTCGCCAAACCCGGTAA
- a CDS encoding YbdD/YjiX family protein translates to MFNDLSRLGKYLGQAARLMVGMPDYDNYVEHMQTKHPDKPLMDYEAFFRERQEARYGGKGGPKCC, encoded by the coding sequence ATGTTCAATGACTTGAGTCGCCTCGGTAAATACCTCGGTCAGGCCGCGCGCCTGATGGTCGGCATGCCCGACTACGACAACTACGTCGAGCACATGCAAACCAAGCACCCGGACAAACCGCTGATGGACTACGAGGCGTTCTTCCGCGAACGCCAGGAGGCCCGTTACGGTGGCAAGGGTGGGCCCAAGTGCTGTTGA
- a CDS encoding SDR family oxidoreductase, translating into MHVFVTGATGWVGSAVVQDLIGAGYQVTGLARSEDKAARLAATGAKVLRATLDDIEALQTAALASDAVIHTAFNHDFSRFAENAEQDRRVIEALGSALQGSARPLLVTSGLLGLTRGAVELEVASPASARKSEVAARTLTERGVRVATVRLAPSVHGLGDYGFIPLLIRLAREKGVSAYLGEGRNCWAGVHRLDAAKVYRLALEQGVTQSVYHAVADEAVPFKTIAEALGRRLGLPTESREREHFGWFAHMAAADMAVSSRHTQALLGWTPSGPDLLTDLDQPGYYLD; encoded by the coding sequence ATGCACGTATTCGTTACCGGCGCCACAGGTTGGGTTGGGTCGGCGGTGGTCCAGGATTTGATCGGTGCCGGCTACCAGGTCACAGGGCTGGCCCGTTCCGAGGACAAGGCCGCCAGGCTGGCCGCCACTGGCGCGAAGGTCCTGCGCGCCACCCTCGATGACATCGAAGCCTTGCAGACAGCGGCGTTGGCGTCGGACGCGGTGATTCATACGGCGTTCAATCACGACTTTTCCAGGTTCGCCGAAAATGCCGAGCAGGACCGTCGTGTGATCGAGGCCTTGGGCAGTGCGCTGCAAGGCTCTGCACGTCCACTGCTGGTCACCTCGGGCTTGTTAGGCCTGACCCGTGGCGCGGTCGAGCTTGAAGTGGCCAGCCCTGCGTCTGCGCGTAAATCCGAAGTGGCCGCTCGAACGTTAACCGAGCGCGGTGTGCGCGTGGCCACAGTGCGCTTGGCACCTTCGGTCCACGGCTTGGGCGACTATGGGTTTATTCCGCTCCTGATCCGCCTGGCGCGTGAGAAGGGCGTCTCGGCTTACCTGGGTGAGGGCCGCAACTGCTGGGCTGGCGTGCATCGGCTGGATGCGGCGAAGGTCTACCGCCTGGCGCTCGAACAAGGCGTGACGCAGTCGGTGTACCACGCGGTCGCTGACGAGGCCGTACCGTTCAAGACCATTGCCGAGGCGCTCGGACGTCGCCTGGGCTTGCCGACGGAGTCACGCGAGCGCGAACACTTCGGCTGGTTCGCGCACATGGCCGCTGCGGACATGGCCGTGTCCAGTCGGCACACGCAGGCATTGCTAGGCTGGACGCCAAGCGGGCCTGACCTGCTGACAGACCTGGATCAACCCGGTTATTACCTTGATTGA
- a CDS encoding VOC family protein, producing MSLSPFHLAIPVYDLAAARTFYADVFGLPEGRSSAQWVDFNFYGHQLVIHEQPKTASQESVHSNPVDGHDVPVPHFGVVLGWAEWEALAERLKSFGTEFVIEPYIRFQGQVGEQATMFLFDPCGNALEFKAFKDMSQLFAK from the coding sequence ATGAGTCTTTCACCCTTTCACTTGGCTATTCCCGTTTATGACCTCGCCGCTGCGCGTACTTTTTACGCTGATGTGTTCGGCCTGCCGGAAGGTCGTTCGAGTGCGCAATGGGTCGATTTCAATTTCTACGGTCATCAGTTGGTGATCCATGAACAGCCGAAGACGGCGTCCCAGGAAAGCGTGCACAGTAACCCGGTCGATGGCCACGACGTTCCTGTTCCGCACTTTGGCGTGGTGCTGGGCTGGGCCGAATGGGAGGCCCTGGCCGAGCGCTTGAAGTCCTTTGGCACAGAGTTCGTGATCGAGCCCTATATCCGCTTCCAGGGCCAGGTTGGCGAACAGGCGACGATGTTTTTGTTCGATCCTTGTGGCAATGCGCTGGAATTCAAGGCGTTCAAGGATATGAGCCAGCTGTTTGCGAAATAA
- a CDS encoding cache domain-containing protein produces the protein MLLKHKIVALGILPLVLAIAVICALVISLNRQLGDQQAQLIEDSILASKRAELKNYVEMAQSLIAPLYNDGLGDERAQQQVLEELRKLSFGINGYFFVYDRQGRSLMHARQSELVGQYLWDMKDPHGLPVIQALLKSAESGEGFQRYAWNKPSSGQVTDKLAYVVMLDRWGWMLGTGIYLEDVERATQQARDEVAQGIHTTMQAIAAIALVAVLLVFAGGMTLNVSEHRLADKKLQRLNQRIVSLQEEERSRVSRELHDGISQLLVSIKFQFELASHVLENGQENGLGILKNATDRLGEAIGEIRSISHDLRSSLLDTLGLPAAIGQLAAEFQQRSGLEVSYRSNEFDCRLENGAPVSLFRIAQEALTNIERHAGAKSVGITLFGSGQSLRLTVVDDGMGFNVPQVERGHSGIGLRNIRERVEHFGGRLEVTSVPGRSELDILLPMNLSATES, from the coding sequence ATGCTGCTCAAACACAAAATCGTCGCCCTCGGGATTCTGCCCCTGGTCCTGGCGATTGCTGTGATCTGCGCCTTGGTGATCTCACTCAATCGCCAGTTGGGCGATCAACAGGCGCAATTGATCGAAGACAGCATCCTGGCGAGCAAACGCGCCGAGTTGAAAAACTATGTCGAGATGGCGCAGAGCCTGATCGCCCCGCTGTACAACGACGGCTTGGGCGACGAACGCGCGCAGCAGCAGGTCCTGGAGGAGCTGCGCAAGCTCAGCTTCGGCATCAACGGCTATTTTTTCGTGTACGACCGCCAGGGCCGCAGCCTGATGCACGCCCGTCAATCGGAGCTGGTGGGGCAATATCTCTGGGACATGAAGGATCCCCACGGCCTGCCGGTGATCCAGGCGCTGCTCAAGAGTGCCGAATCCGGCGAAGGTTTCCAGCGTTATGCCTGGAACAAGCCCTCCTCCGGCCAGGTCACCGACAAACTCGCCTACGTGGTGATGCTCGATCGCTGGGGCTGGATGCTTGGCACCGGGATTTACCTGGAGGATGTCGAGCGCGCCACCCAGCAGGCCCGCGACGAGGTGGCCCAGGGCATCCACACCACCATGCAAGCCATCGCCGCCATCGCCTTAGTGGCGGTGCTGCTGGTGTTTGCCGGCGGCATGACCCTCAACGTCAGCGAACACCGCCTGGCCGACAAAAAGCTGCAGCGGTTGAACCAACGCATTGTCAGCCTGCAGGAGGAGGAGCGTTCACGGGTGTCTCGCGAGCTTCACGACGGCATCAGCCAGTTGCTGGTATCGATAAAATTCCAGTTCGAACTGGCCAGTCATGTGCTGGAAAATGGTCAGGAAAACGGCCTGGGTATCCTGAAAAACGCGACAGACCGCCTGGGCGAAGCCATCGGCGAGATCCGCAGCATTTCCCACGACCTGCGCTCTTCGTTGCTCGACACCCTGGGCCTGCCCGCCGCCATCGGCCAACTCGCGGCTGAGTTCCAGCAACGCAGCGGGCTTGAAGTGTCCTACAGGAGCAATGAATTCGATTGTCGGCTGGAAAATGGTGCACCGGTTTCGCTGTTCCGCATTGCCCAGGAAGCCCTGACCAATATCGAACGTCACGCCGGCGCGAAAAGCGTCGGCATTACCTTGTTCGGCTCCGGCCAGTCCTTGCGCCTGACGGTGGTGGACGACGGAATGGGCTTTAACGTCCCACAGGTCGAACGTGGCCATTCCGGCATCGGCCTGCGCAATATCCGCGAACGGGTCGAGCATTTTGGCGGACGGCTGGAAGTGACGTCAGTACCAGGGCGAAGCGAACTGGACATTTTGCTGCCCATGAACCTGTCGGCGACAGAAAGCTGA
- a CDS encoding response regulator transcription factor, translating into MNLPPAIRVALVDDHSLVRDGIRALLSVMPRLEVVGEAENGAQAIEMVGRCQPDLLLMDISLKDMNGLELTRLLGKQYPSLKILILSMYDNYEYVSESVRSGASGYVLKNAPSREIIAAIEAIISGGTFYSAEIAQRLATDQNTDNELTPRESQVLYKMVQGLNNKEMARELDISVRTVETHRLSIRRKLNIDKPAALVKYAIDHGIISR; encoded by the coding sequence ATGAACCTCCCCCCTGCAATCCGCGTCGCGCTGGTCGACGACCATTCCCTGGTGCGCGATGGCATCAGGGCCCTGCTGTCCGTGATGCCCAGACTGGAGGTGGTCGGCGAAGCCGAGAACGGTGCGCAAGCGATCGAAATGGTCGGTCGCTGCCAACCGGACCTGCTGCTGATGGACATCAGCCTCAAGGACATGAACGGGCTTGAACTGACCCGCTTGCTGGGCAAGCAATACCCCAGCCTGAAGATCCTCATCCTCAGCATGTACGACAATTACGAGTACGTCAGCGAGTCCGTGCGATCCGGCGCCAGCGGTTATGTGCTCAAGAATGCGCCGTCGCGGGAGATCATCGCGGCCATCGAAGCCATCATCAGCGGCGGCACCTTCTACAGCGCCGAGATCGCCCAGCGCCTCGCCACCGACCAAAACACCGATAACGAGCTGACGCCGCGCGAAAGCCAGGTGTTGTACAAAATGGTCCAGGGGCTGAACAACAAGGAAATGGCCCGGGAACTGGACATCAGCGTGCGGACCGTCGAAACCCACCGCCTGAGCATCCGACGCAAGCTCAACATCGACAAACCCGCGGCGCTGGTGAAATACGCGATCGACCACGGAATCATTTCGCGTTGA
- a CDS encoding arabinose transporter: MTHKHTHPASSATYGNDGANPVFKLLPLALTVFIGFLTIGMQLPVLPLHLHDTLGMGTLVIGLVVGAQFAAALLSRSWAGNFADIRGTQRAVIAGLVTAACSGLVYLASLAFVDVPVVSVWLLLLGRVILAMGESLIVTGALGWGIGLVGPQHAGKVMAWNGIAMYGAFALGAPAGVFLNALWGFTGIAVSSVFIPLLALMVVANVAAVAPTATRRTPFYKVLGTVWAPGMGLAFCSVGFGVVTAFIALLFASRGWGNSSLAFTAFGLAFIGARLVFGHLPDKLGGAQVALVCVVIEAIGLLLIWAADTALVAYLGAALTGFGYSLAFPGFGVEAVRRASAQTRSLAMGAYVAFLDISLGITSPLAGVLASGWGIDAVYLGGAVVVALSFGVALLLLTGRADGKAVQVQYKS; this comes from the coding sequence ATGACTCACAAACATACGCATCCTGCTTCTTCGGCGACCTATGGAAACGACGGCGCCAATCCGGTGTTCAAGCTGCTTCCACTGGCCCTGACGGTGTTCATCGGCTTCCTGACAATAGGCATGCAACTGCCCGTCTTGCCCTTGCATCTGCACGACACGTTGGGCATGGGCACGCTGGTGATAGGCCTGGTGGTGGGTGCGCAATTTGCCGCAGCGCTGCTGTCGCGATCCTGGGCCGGCAACTTCGCGGATATCCGCGGCACCCAGCGTGCGGTGATTGCCGGCTTGGTGACGGCGGCCTGTTCCGGCCTGGTGTACCTGGCTTCCCTGGCGTTCGTCGATGTGCCGGTGGTTTCAGTCTGGCTGCTGCTCTTGGGCCGAGTCATTCTGGCTATGGGCGAAAGCTTGATCGTCACCGGCGCACTGGGCTGGGGCATTGGCTTGGTCGGGCCGCAACATGCAGGCAAGGTCATGGCCTGGAATGGCATCGCCATGTATGGCGCTTTTGCCTTGGGTGCGCCGGCCGGCGTTTTCCTGAATGCCCTGTGGGGATTCACAGGCATTGCCGTGAGCTCGGTATTCATCCCGTTGCTGGCACTGATGGTCGTTGCCAATGTCGCCGCTGTCGCCCCCACGGCGACCCGGCGCACACCTTTCTACAAAGTGCTGGGCACTGTATGGGCCCCTGGCATGGGGCTGGCGTTCTGCAGTGTCGGGTTTGGGGTCGTTACCGCGTTCATCGCACTGTTGTTCGCCAGCAGGGGCTGGGGCAATTCCTCGCTGGCCTTCACCGCGTTTGGCCTGGCGTTCATTGGTGCTCGCCTGGTGTTCGGGCACCTTCCAGACAAACTGGGTGGCGCGCAGGTGGCGTTGGTCTGTGTCGTCATCGAGGCGATCGGCTTGCTACTGATCTGGGCAGCCGACACCGCGCTCGTCGCCTACCTGGGGGCCGCATTGACCGGGTTCGGCTATTCGCTCGCGTTCCCAGGCTTCGGGGTGGAAGCGGTGCGGCGCGCTTCGGCGCAAACCCGCAGCCTGGCCATGGGCGCCTATGTTGCATTTCTTGATATCTCGCTGGGCATCACCAGCCCGCTGGCCGGCGTATTGGCCAGTGGCTGGGGCATCGATGCTGTTTATCTTGGCGGCGCCGTGGTTGTCGCACTGTCCTTTGGGGTGGCCTTGTTGCTGTTGACGGGGCGAGCCGATGGGAAAGCGGTACAAGTTCAATACAAATCTTGA